Sequence from the Synergistota bacterium genome:
TATGATGGGAGGAGTAGTTGGTATAAGTGGCGGTGTGGATTCAGCGGTTGTCGCTGTCCTTCTGAAAAAGGCAATGGGTGATAGAATGCTTGGTGTTCTTATGCCGTGTCATTCCAATCCGTCTGATACGGAAGATGCACTAACACTTGTCAAGACCTTTGATATACCCTACAGGTTGGTTGACCTTTCTCCCGTTTATGATGTTTTTCTTCGAGTCCTTGATGAAGAAGATAGAGGTGGGGATGTATCTCTCGCTAATATAAAACCTCGCTTAAGAATGATAACCTTATACTATTTCGCGAATAAGCTAAACTATCTTGTCGTTGGCACCGGCAACAAAAGCGAGCTTGAGGTAGGATATTTTACCAAGTATGGGGATGGAGGGGTAGATATCCTTCCTATAGGTGGGCTTCTTAAAACTCAGGTTAGAGAAATAGCCCGGTTTTTGGGAATCCCTGAGAGGATAATAACTAAGCCTCCATCTGCGGGGCTCTGGGAAGGGCAGACAGACGAAGGAGAAATGGGTTTGACTTATGAAGCGCTTGATACTTATCTTCTTGAGGGTAAGGGAGATTCCAATATAATCAAGAAAATTGAGAGGATGAGGGAGAAAAGCAAGCATAAGAGGGAACTCCCTCAGATTTTCCTGCCTTAGAAATAGGGGAGGTGCATGGAAATGGCAGGTCATTCTAAATGGGCAAATATAAGGCATAGAAAGGCTCAAGTGGATGCCAAAAAAGGGAAAATATTTGCTAAGGTTATAAGGGCTATAATAACTGCTGCGCGTGAAGGAGGAGGCGATCCTGATAAA
This genomic interval carries:
- a CDS encoding NAD+ synthase — encoded protein: MENVEKLVDRIVAWIRGRIEEAGMMGGVVGISGGVDSAVVAVLLKKAMGDRMLGVLMPCHSNPSDTEDALTLVKTFDIPYRLVDLSPVYDVFLRVLDEEDRGGDVSLANIKPRLRMITLYYFANKLNYLVVGTGNKSELEVGYFTKYGDGGVDILPIGGLLKTQVREIARFLGIPERIITKPPSAGLWEGQTDEGEMGLTYEALDTYLLEGKGDSNIIKKIERMREKSKHKRELPQIFLP